GGTCAGTTCGTAGGCCGGCGCGTCGGCGGATGGGCGTTCGTGTGTCATCGGTGGGAAAGTTCGCGCGGGAGCGCAGTCGCCTCACGGATACGTCAGGAGGACTTGGAGGGCGCCGTCGGCGCGGTCGTCCAGGAGCCGGTACGCCTCGGGCGCGTCGTCGAACGGGATCCGGTGGGTGACGAGCGACTTCGCGTCGATCTCACACAGGCGATCGAGCGCGGTCTCGGCGCGGCGGGCCTTCGTCCAGCGGCCGCGGGTCTCCGGCGCGAGCGTGCTGACCTGGCTCGACTCGAACGAGATCCGGTCGCGGTGGAAGTCCGCGCCGAGGTCGAGCATCGCCGGCTTGTCGCCGTACCACGATCCGACGACGACGCGGCCGTCGTAGCCCACCGCGTCGACCGCGTCGTCGAGGGTCGCCGGGCGGCCGGAGAGTTCGTACACGAGGTCGGCGCCCTCGCGGTCGGCGTCGGCATCGAGCGCCCCGTCGAACTCCGCCGGCGGCACGGCGACGTCGGCGCCGAAGTCGCGGGCGCGCGCCCGTCGCTCGGGGATCGGCTCGACCGCGATCAGGCGTCCGAGCGGGAACGACGCGAGGACGGCGATCGTACACAGTCCGACGACGCCGGCGCCGAAGACGACGACGTCCTCGCCGATCCGCGGCCGGCCGTCGAGGACGAGCGACGTCGCGGTCTCCACGGAGGGAAACAGCGCCATCTCCTCGGCGTCGACGCCGTCGGGGAGCGGGACGGCGAGGTCGGTCGGGACGGAGAACCGCGTCTCGTGGGGGTTGAACGCGAAGACCGTGCGGTCGGCCCAGTGGTCGTCGACCGCCTCGCCGACCGCGACGACGTCGCCGACGGCCGCGTAGCCGTAGCGCAGCGGAAACGAGAGGTCGCCCTCCAGGGTATCGAGGGTCTCGTCGGCCGGGAGGTCCGTCGGCGCCTCACCCCGGTAGATGAGGAGTTCGGTCCCGGCGCTGACCGCCGAAACGCGGGTCTCGACGCAGATCTCGTCGGGGGCCGGCTCGACGCTCGTCCGTCTGACGCTCGTCTCGTACGGCCCGGTGAAGTACAGCGATCGTCTGTTCATCGTGGGCTGGACGCCGGCGGTCCGATCGCCGGACGCGCGGGCGGCGAGTAACGTCAGTCACACAGGACTACGGTGTAATCAGCCTATCGGCCGCGCGGATCGCGTCTCGGGGCCGTCCGGACCGCGTTCGGACGCCGCGGTCGTCAGGACGTGCTCGCGGGCGCCTGCCGGAGGTCGTAGAGGCGGCTGAAGAGCCGCGCGGGAAACCGCAGTTCGAGTCGGCTCGGGGGCCGGCCCTTCCCGCCGTGGCCCTCGGCCTGCACCCGATCGAGGACGCCGACCTCGGCCAGTTCGTAGAGGAACCGCTTGACCGTCCCCCGAGAGAGGTCCAGGTCCGGGCTGTCGCTGATCGCGTCGGTGGTGTCCGCGACGGACGCCCGCGCCGCGCCGTCGAGGTCGACGAGCTCCCGGAGCACCCGCTGTTTGTTCTCCGGGAGCGACTGCATCCGCGCCAGCGACACCGACGGACGCGGGATCTCCTCGATCGCGACCTCGACGTCCTCGTCGCGGAGGCGCGTCCGGTTCGCCCGGTCCGCGCGGTCGGCCGCGAGGAACAGGGCCGCCAGGGCGTCGTGGGCGTTGCCCTCGGCCCACTCGGCGATCCGGCGGGCCTGGTCGTGATCGAGCCCCTGTCGGGTGAAGCCCGCGGAGGCGCGGGTCATCAACACGTCCACGAGCATCTGTCGCTGGTAGCGGCCGATCTCGATCGACGTCGCGGTGTAGGTGGTCAAGTCCGTCTCCGCGGGCGGCGTGCGGCTGATCGCGAGCCAGCTCACGTTGCTCGGCAGGCCGGAGAGCCGATCGAGGAGGCTCTCCGTGTCGACGCCCTCGGGCTCGCCCACGTGGTCGATCGCCACGACCGCGCCCGCGGTCCAGCCGCTGAGGGCGCGGTGCAGTTTGTCCAGGAGCTCGTCGGTGCTGATGCCGTGCTGGGGGATCGACTCCTCGACGCAGCCGTCGAGGATCCGGTGGTAGAAGGCGAACTCGCTCGCGGTCTCGCGCAGGTCCAGATAGACGAACTCCGGGATCGAGGGCGAGCGGGCGCGCGTGCTCGTGTGGATCACCGCGCCCGACTGCGTCGAGAGGCGCCTCAGGCGCGCGAAGAGCGCCGTGATGATGGCCGACTTTCCGGCTCCATACGCACCGTGGACGTACGCGTTCGGCGGGAGCGTCCCGTTGAAGACGGGATCGAGGTGATCGAGCAACCGCTCGAAGACCGGGCCGCGGTCGGAGGGCTCTTCGATGTGGGCGGCCGGCGACAGCGCCTCGTAGTCCTGGATCAGCCGCTTTTCGCCCTCGCCCCGCTGCCGTCGTTTGATCCGTGCGTCCAGGTCCATACTTCGGTCGGCCCCGGGTCAGGTGCCCGACCGCGTCCGCGCTCGGGCGGGCGTCGCCTCCGGGGACCAGCGAGCGACGCCGTCGGCCATCGGTTCCGTCATTCATTATTGTCGATGAGGCCTATACAATAAAAATCACCCGGTCACGCGGACCGACGGTGATCGGAGGCGTCACAGAGGCTACAGCGCGAGATATCCTGCGTTCGGGAAGAGCCCGAGCAGGTAGAGGATCCCGACGAAGAGCATCGCGATGACGATCGCCATCGCCGGCGGGTCGACGTGCGTCCCCGAGTGGGAGTACATGATCCGCTGGGTGAACTCCCCGAGGAGGCCGCTGATCCCGCCGAAGAGACCCGCCGCGACCAGCGCGATGAACTGGCTGCCCGTCGCGGGCAGGAAGAGCAC
This is a stretch of genomic DNA from Halobellus sp. MBLA0158. It encodes these proteins:
- a CDS encoding zinc-dependent alcohol dehydrogenase, yielding MNRRSLYFTGPYETSVRRTSVEPAPDEICVETRVSAVSAGTELLIYRGEAPTDLPADETLDTLEGDLSFPLRYGYAAVGDVVAVGEAVDDHWADRTVFAFNPHETRFSVPTDLAVPLPDGVDAEEMALFPSVETATSLVLDGRPRIGEDVVVFGAGVVGLCTIAVLASFPLGRLIAVEPIPERRARARDFGADVAVPPAEFDGALDADADREGADLVYELSGRPATLDDAVDAVGYDGRVVVGSWYGDKPAMLDLGADFHRDRISFESSQVSTLAPETRGRWTKARRAETALDRLCEIDAKSLVTHRIPFDDAPEAYRLLDDRADGALQVLLTYP
- a CDS encoding Cdc6/Cdc18 family protein; its protein translation is MDLDARIKRRQRGEGEKRLIQDYEALSPAAHIEEPSDRGPVFERLLDHLDPVFNGTLPPNAYVHGAYGAGKSAIITALFARLRRLSTQSGAVIHTSTRARSPSIPEFVYLDLRETASEFAFYHRILDGCVEESIPQHGISTDELLDKLHRALSGWTAGAVVAIDHVGEPEGVDTESLLDRLSGLPSNVSWLAISRTPPAETDLTTYTATSIEIGRYQRQMLVDVLMTRASAGFTRQGLDHDQARRIAEWAEGNAHDALAALFLAADRADRANRTRLRDEDVEVAIEEIPRPSVSLARMQSLPENKQRVLRELVDLDGAARASVADTTDAISDSPDLDLSRGTVKRFLYELAEVGVLDRVQAEGHGGKGRPPSRLELRFPARLFSRLYDLRQAPASTS